The following proteins are co-located in the Enoplosus armatus isolate fEnoArm2 chromosome 10, fEnoArm2.hap1, whole genome shotgun sequence genome:
- the fgf18a gene encoding fibroblast growth factor 18a yields MWSLLSTLTVLCIQMLLVMCNPLQQVLGVDGVNFSVHVENQTQVRDTMSRRHHRVYQLYSRTSGKHVQVLGRRISARGEDGDKYAQLVVEADTFGSQVRIRGKETNFYLCMNRRGKLVGKKASNRSADCVFVEKVLENHYTALMSARYTGWYVGFTKRGRPRRGPHTLPNQQDVHFMKRFPPGEQPDLTTPFRFTTVSKRGKRVRATGPR; encoded by the exons ATGTGGTCCCTTCTTTCCACGCTGACCGTCTT ATGTATCCAGATGTTGCTGGTGATGTGCAATCCATTACAG cAGGTACTTGGTGTGGATGGGGTCAACTTCAGTGTGCATGTGGAGAACCAGACACAGGTGCGAGACACCATGAGTCGGCGACACCACCGGGTCTACCAGCTCTACAGCCGCACCAGCGGCAAACACGTCCAGGTGCTGGGACGCAGAATCAGTGCtcgaggagaagatggagataAATatg CCCAGCTCGTAGTGGAGGCCGATACCTTTGGTAGCCAGGTGAGAATCCGGGGCAAAGAAACCAATTTCTACCTGTGCATGAACCGCCGCGGCAAGCTGGTAGGAAAG aaGGCCAGTAATCGAAGCGCTGACTGTGTCTTCGTGGAAAAGGTTTTGGAAAACCACTACACAGCTCTGATGTCAGCACGCTACACAGGCTGGTATGTGGGCTTTACTAAAAGAGGCCGTCCTCGCCGTGGCCCCCACACACTCCCCAACCAGCAGGACGTACACTTCATGAAGCGCTTCCCGCCTGGGGAGCAGCCCGACCTCACCACACCCTTCCGCTTCACCACCGTCAGCAAGCGGGGCAAGAGGGTGCGCGCTACTGGGCCCCGCTAG